The window ataatctttttttttttttgaagcgAGTCCATAAATAGTGAATTGAAGGATGTTTCACGCTCTAACCAAGAAGTtgcatgtttttttttttcttaattagttAATGGGTTAAGCAGGCGTTATCTACGGAGAATGACCCTTTGTCTATTAATCCACAATTAAATTATTACATTTATTTCTCGATGgatatataattatttaatttaatagaTAGTCTTTACGTCAAGAGATGTTCCAACAAACCCCACTTATGACTCATGAGTTCAAATTCATTTTTATTGGCCAATAAAATGATGACATAAAGTAGAGGTAACAATATTTGATTACTACTCCTTTTATAAATAATGAGTTTCCTTCTTTGAAGGAGTCTTCCCTCCTTGGTATATTGCTTCAGGTGCAATTCTGCAAATCTCCCAAGTTTTATCTTTTTGCACTTTATCCATTTTCGATGCTCTCCAGTTTCGCTCACCTCTAGGTACGCAAATCTCTGTATACTTAATATTTATGTGTTGTGTATACGTGCACCTAGTGCTTATATGTTGGATCTACTTTCTAAATTTATACAATTCTGCATGTACATATGAGACCGTTCGCGTGTGTATGTTTATTCTCACACACAGACACTTTTATATGAATACAAGATATATGTCATTGTTTATGTGTGAAGCTTTTAAATGAATCTGCAGATCATGGCTATTCAATTTTCTTTATTGAGGTTTCGTTTTGTTTCTTTTTAACCGTAGAATCTAATACACGAGTGTTTGTTCTGGTTTAGTCGCTTCATTAGTTTAGCTTATGAAAGGGGGGAAATTCTTGTATGTTGTCCCATGTTTGATTCAATGTCAGCAAATTAAAGAATATGGATGGAATAtgtatatctatctatctatgaGGACCTATTCTTTAGCATTTGATTTTTCCAAATCCCTATGATTAAGGATGAGAATGAATAATTAACAACAACTTGCTAAATGTCAAACTAGCAATGGAGGGAAGATCTCTATACCCGCTCACTGCCAGAGGCGGAGCTAGGTATAAAAGTAGGGGGTCCAATTGAATTCCTTTCTTGAAAAAATATACCAACCAAATAGGAAGGgaaaaaaacaaaattttcatTATATATAGCTGTTGAATCTCTTTGAtagaagaaaattctaatttatgGATAAAGGGATTCAAAAATTGCTTTAGGTCACTTACTCAAATCCCAACTTCGGTATtatactccttccgtttcaaattagatgaggtagtttgactcggcacagagtttaagaaaaaaaagaagacttttgaaacttgtggtcttaaaagtttaaggggtaaaatcttatggggccatgacatttgtgtggttataaaagtttctcattaaggataaaatgggtaaaatgaagaatttaaagttgaattatttctaatTGTAGAAATGTGTAATTCTTTTTGAAATAAACTAATAAGAAaaatgtgtcatctaaattgaaacaaagGTAGTAATATTTTCTTGAATCCTCTCTTATAAATTTATGGCTCTGCCACTCCTCACTAACATAATGCAAAAGGGCTCGTTTCTTAGTGTCTAGGGTCGTATAGGATCAGAGCCAACAGTCATTCTTTAGGTGCATTTGGTTTTGTTTGAGTGTTTCTATAATAGGTAAATTAAATTGATTTTAGGAAAATAAAGATTAATCAAATTTTATCTGGTTTAAAAGTCCAATACAACAATTTGTAATAATAGCCTTGCAAAATTGAGATCTATGTCCTGTCAAGTGTCATGTGCCATTAAGTTGGAAAGTACCTCATTTGATGTGGCATCATGTTACCTTCAACAGGTAAGAAGCTTCCTTTTCTGTTTTATTAGTAcatataatcaatatattattactattgtcTTTCAACTTCTAACTGGATTAGATTGAGAAAATGCCAATCCATTAGAGACAATTAGAGAGTGGACTTCATGTTAGGATACCATCTCTTCGATAAACATGTTTGAAACTAAACAGGTCAAGAAGAAATAGGAGGGGCAGAACATAACAaaacttcttttcaagatttgtGAAGGGTTAAGTATTATCTCTATGTCCCCATTAACTGCAAAAGTTCTTGAGTAATTCCAACTATTATTTTACTCTTTCAAATGACTACTAGGGGACAATTCAAGATGAAAACTTATTATGGTTCAACCTCTCAACaagaattcttttaaaagaaactgTAAAATTCTGAAACTCTATTGCAAGAACAATTTATGTAGTAGCTGCCTGTTTTTGCATTTGATGACAAAAGTTGTTATGTAGATATCATTAAATTATGAAACTTTTAAGCACCAGTAGAGGATCTGTTAACTTCACCATATTTTAAATTACTGACAACTACATCATTTTCTTGTGAACGTCCAACTTAAATGTACTCATTTCAAAGCTTCCGGCTATATTTTTATGCAGACTAGGCTCTCTTCTTTACCAGAAATGTGTCTCTTTATTATGGTGGATGTGACTCTGGCAAGTATTAccttaaaatcaccttaatatcATAGGAACTTTTGGAAGTTGAGGAGGAATCTCTATTTGAAACTTGTAAATGCATTCATCATCATCCCCTGGTTCTCTATGCTCGGTTCCAATATCAGTCCCAGATCCATCTATTTGAGGGAGGTCCAATTCCCAATTGTTAGAATTTCCTTTCTAATGTGAGGATCACTATTTTCCATGAGACAAATAATTAGTCTACATTATGCTGTTAAGTGGTTGATATCTTAGTCGCTTCTGATAATTTGGCCATCATCTGCTGTGACATAGTTTTGTCGACTCCTTAAGCCTTGAACTCTTGAAGGCACAAGTCATCTGTTCTCATTAGGCTTCATATTTTGTTTAATTGCAGATATGAGCTTCAGGAGTTGTAGTCCTCCATTTTTATGGGAGCTCCGCCAATTTATGTCCTATATAACCAGTGAGAGTAAAGTTACTGATATTGCGCGCATGTAAGAACTTTTAGCTGGCTCATATCTTCAGCTCTGTTAGACAATCGCCTTGAGCACAGAAGATAGGATGGAACTTAGCCAGGCTCTTGCCTCTGACGAGAAAgcaaaacattttcctttaacgCCTTTCAGAATTCTCAGGGGTGTGATATGTTTAGCGATTCTTCTTTCAACCGCATTCATTTGCTTAATTTATTTCTCACCAGTAGCAGCTGTTCTCTTGCGCTTCTTCAGCACACATTATAGTAGGAAAGTAGTGTCATTCCTCTTTGGTCTTTGGCTTGGATTGTGGCCATTCTTGTTTGAAAAGATAAATGAAACCAGAGTGGTATTTTCTGGAGAACATGTTCCACCACAAGAACGTGTTCTTCTGATGGCCAACCACAGAACAGAAGTTGATTGGATGTACTTGTGGGATCTTGCATTGCGGAAGGGATGCTTGGGCCACATCAAATATCTACTTAAGAAAAGTTTGATGAGATTGCCAGTCTTTGGATGGGGATTTCATGTGCTGGAGTTCATCCCACTTGAGAGAAAATTGGAAGTGGATGAACCAGTTATAAGACAGATGGTTTCGACTTTTACCAATCCTCAGGATCCACTTTGGCTGACCCTTTTCCCCGAGGGAACTGATTTCACGTAAGGAATAGTAATTCTTAGAATCTTATATATGATGAAATGTCTCATTTTTACCTGAACATTTCACAATTATTAAATGCACTTCGTATTCTGTTACTCTCTAAAATTGCTACTTAGCTTGCCTTTACTTGCAGTGAGCACAAGTGCAAAAGCAGCCAAGAGTTTGCTACCAAGAATGGATTACCTGTTCTAATGAATGTACTGCTTCCTAAGACAAAAGGTTTTTATGCCTGCTTGGAAATATTAAGGAGCTCCTTGGATGCAGGTTTTGTCTTGTAACAAATGTTTTCTACTTTTGACTCTCCAGCCGACTTATATATACTCCCTTACCATGTTCAATTTGCAGTTTATGATGTGACTATCGCGTATAAGAATCAGTGTCCAACTCTATTGGACAATGTTTTCGGCGTGGATCCTTCTCAAGTACACATTCATATCAGACGCATTCCCATTGAGGAGATTCCAGCATCCGAAAAGGAGGCATTTGCATGGTTGATGGAGACATTTCAGTTGAAGGATCACTTACTCTCTAATTTTATTGCAAATGGTCATTTCCCTAATGAAGGAACCGAAGAAGAACTCTCTACAGCAAAATGCTTGGTCAATTTTACACTAGTAATTGCTGTTACTGGAATGCTTGCATTCTTTACATTTTATTCATTCATCTGGTTCAAAATATATGTAGGTTTATCTTGTCTATACCTTGCTTCTGCTGCTTACTTCAATTTTAGACCACAACCCCTTCTTGGTTGTACTAATAAAAAGCCTTGGTGCAGAAAAAGTTCATAGAATGAAAAATCAGCACAAGGTAATATTGATGATGATTTTGAATTGCAGCCTTCAAATTCTTAACAATCTTCTTTCGTCTATTCCAGTATACTCATAGTACTTCTTCATCCCTTTGGCTTAATTACTGTTGGAAGTGAAAGTAAAATTTCGTTTTCCTTCTTTCCTGTCGTGGTTTTCTCAATTACTTTATGTCAACATGTCACCTTTTTTATTTCGAAAATAAGTTAATCAGTCGCTAAAATTAGATTTAGGATTTCTTAACATATTCTTGTTTAACCCAAAATTTGTTTAATAGTTAAATCAATTTAATTTGTAACAATAAGGTCACAAGCAATCGACTGACTCAATTTATGAAAAGAAAATCAGTGATGgcagtaaaataaaataacacaaaCGATTGTAAAGACAAAAGGAGGAGATCTCATTGAAAATCTTCTTTTAgtatgtttaccctaaaaattgagtaacaattaaatttatattgtggttttaatgatatgtgatttaaatcagtaccaattgataaacaacaaattaaatagataaattggacaataaatcaaaccggtctgcaaacaatgcctcgacctcgattcgagatagtctcgaggttagttaataagaacagtGTAGGATGGAACAAACAGCGATGAACAGTAAAAAAAAGCAGCgtatgtgtatattcttattaGTGAATAATAATTGTTCTCCTTCACAAGTGAatgggatccctctttatataatagaggaatcctaaataaggtacaactctaatCACAGAAGTAGATCCGATGGTTGGCACTAATAACcgctttgatttgatctgttccggaatttccgccgtgatcttcgaccgattactgatatctcgccattccgttattacgccttactcgaagtcagtcatgcttgatctccattgttgctggcctcgatctcaatgaacacttcgatctccaggcttaatgttctatcttcgagctcgagctcgagcccgatctattatgaggttaccctcgaggcaactcccctgccaacgaaatcgggtatgcccgatttcgaccgtatacagatagtcctctcgtTTTTTGGAGTGTAACGAGAAGAAACGAATTCGAGACTTCGATTTAATACCTCGATCAATTATGACGTCAACATCGTGACGTAAGCAACATAAGCGATTGAAGCGTCGCGTCTGCACAGTTCCCAAGGTCATTAATTAACACCAGTTGATGGTTGGCCACCAGTGCTTTCAAACTATCAAAGTGGCTATTATAAATAGACCACCTTCATAATCTTCTCAAACTTTACCTTCAAACTTCTTCTAATCTTCAAAAGCTCTTTTATTCTCTTCAAGTTCATCAACTTTGCTGGTTTCTGTTTGTCAATCTCTTATTAAAACACAAATTTTGCCTTCTTCTTCCTTAAAACTCATATAGCAATGGTGAAAAAATTAAAGaccgttcctcaaaaagaaaaggcCTCCTCATCGCGTCCGGCCGGTGACAAAACACCGGTGAAGCCACGTATCGAAGAGTGCATCCCCTAGCCATGTGAACTTACTTCCGACTTTAAAGTCGAAAAACCCTCTTCGGTTCCTGGCCGATGCAAGCCCATGTCTAGATACATCTGTTCGATATCCGAAGGCGATCTCGAGCAGGTGAAAAAAGACTGCCATTGGGAGaataaagaggtggtgattcctacccccgaggaggacatcaccactcatgtgaaagggttcttaagtgtgtatacttaccctttcacactgggTTCCGTCGATTCTGTCATAATTGACTTCTGCCACCAATACcgggtaaccctaggccagatctaCTCCTCTTTTTGGCGCATTGTCATTTTGCTCAGATTCTTCTCGAGCAAGGTCGAGGGGATATCTTTCACCCTCTATCATCTCATTAGGCTATACAGCCCCCATCTTTATCGGGGTAGACTGATAAGGCTTCAGCACCGGGCCACGAAGGTACTGTTCTCTAGCATAGACGAGGAtaaggaccgaggatggatggGCCGGTTTGTCCGAGTCAGGACCTCTGACTTAATCCCCGCCAAAAAGATGCCATTCcccgaagaatggaacatgaagcataAGTAGAACCTCACCGATAACGTTTGATTACTTGTtatgtttcctttacctcttctcaTCTATATTCTTCTGTATGGTGCATCTTCCCCCTGGTTTCCTGGTGCAGTCCTGGACCTTGCAGATTGGGTTCGACAACTAGTTTCAACCTCTTCGTATGCTGAGCACTCGTGGCGCGATTTGGCCAAGGATcaatgggaggccaaaaatcatggtaagttcccCTGTCCGTGTTTAATGCATTCCTgtgaaatacttctttttaacttgatttcttctCATACAGGTCTTGGAGATAATGTCGTCATGAGGCTGCCTCCTACCAGGGAAGAGGAGGTCCCGAAGCCgaccaaagacaagaaaaggagAAGGGTCTCGCCTCCAGATACCCTGAAGCCCAGGAAAAGCAGGGCTCGAAAGTCGAAGATTGATCCCGTCGTTCTGTCTACCGATGTAGTCCAAATACTACGGGATGAAGACGAGGAGGGAGAAGATGTCGATTTCCTGCTGGTGGCTCGGAAGAGGGAAAGCATCGAAGCTTTGAGAACTGCTGAGCCGATGACAGTCGAGGAGGTTCAGCCGTAGACCGAGGTGATCTCGGAAGAAGGTCCGAGcagagtccccgagtcatcgggtGTTGATGATGCCTCCTGCCGTGATGAGCAACCGACCGGTGTGCCCAAAGGGTCTAGTTCTAAGGCccttcaaagagaagagaatgcCCCAAGTGACTCGCTCAGGGCAACTAACATTAATGATTCGCCGCCCGACCCCACATTCTCTGAGGGGTAGTTTCGGGATGCCCGATCCATGGGGAGCCTCTATATAGGGACGACCCCCGAAGGGGATGATATATTTGGCGGCTGCTTCGCGGGGGTCGATGATGTTCCTGACCTGGACGCATCACTCATTTTTGATGAGGCTCAGCGGCTTTTGAACCAAGTGAGTTTTAGCCTATGTTACCATGCTTGCGTTTGTTCTTATTTCTCTAAGTCTGATTTCCTTCCTTTCTGTACAGGCTACGACGCTCCATCGAGAAGTGTCCTCCAAATACAGAGCTGAGCTGGCCCGATGTGAGGCTGATCTCAAACAGATTACGGAGGAAAGAGATGCCATCAAACTCCTCTATgtgcaaaaagaagaggagatcatgAGCATTTGAGCCGAGCTGACAAGAGCTCATCAAGATTAGATCGAGCTCAGTGAACGGGTAATATAAATTTTTGGGAGCTTGTTATGTATTAACTTGATATTGGTGACTAACACATTCATCCTGCAGGTTCAGCAAATGGCCGAATTGGTTGAGCAACTTTGTGAGGAGGCCAAGATGAAAGAGGCAGAGACTTTGGGGTGGAAGCAAAACATGGATCGTCTCGCCTCGGAGAAAGATGCGGTTTAGGCCCAACTATCTTCGGTTGAGCGTCAACTCCGAAGCGCGAAGGAGGAGAACTTGGCCCGAGCCCAGAAGGTTGAAGAGCTCGAGACTCGGTTGGCCGCTGAACTTGCAAGGGCCACATCCGAGGCAGAGGCGCTTGTGGCCTCTTACCGAGCTGACGCTGAAGCCGCTAACACTCGGGTAAAGGAAATTTCTGATGCTACTGAGGTTAGATTGTCCCGTGTTGCCGAGCATGCTAGGCGCCAGTCTCATAGAGAGACTCTTGAGGAGGTACATGCTCTTGGCTTCAACCTCACGGCTGATATCGAGAGTGCGAAGGTTTTTTAGAATGAGGCCAGATCTTTGCTTTCTGATGATGAAGACTCTGCGAGTGGATCCGAGAACGGaggagatgaagatgaagctccCAAAGATGCGGCTCCCGAGGCGAACTAGGAACttaggatttttttttccttttctgtgtAAGACCCTGTGtggtctttgtaaatactttgcatatatgaaagatTCCTTTTCTTTCCGTTTCATCTCCGATTTTTGATTTATGATAAATTCTATTTTGCCTTTGCCTTGGGAAAACTTTGTTTTAATCGGGTTGTTGTAGCTTCTATAATTGAGTGAGCAATAACTCGAACTCAGAgtagaacaaacccttaggtttttttagTTAAGCAAGGGCGAGTCCCCGAGCTCAACCATATGTTCGGGATTTtgatttcggatggcttgatCGAAGCCGTAATTATACAGTTTTAATAGCCGAGTTCGAGTAAGTTTCGAACTCACAGTAACagaccccttaaggttttatatcaaataatgatgaatccTCGAGTTATATTCAAGTTAGTTTTATTTGAGCTCGGAATAGTGGAATCCTTAGGTCCGAATTGAGTGAGAACAAAATCTCGAACTCtaagtgtattggcccttaggctctttagattgggtcgatatggcctctaaaagatgactattttttcctttttccggcttagaagacttagtaaaaaatttctttatgccttaacaCGTATTCTTTACCCATTGGATTTTTTGAGGGTTCGATGTCGATCGAAACCCCTCTGCcttttgtgccttagcacgtttgtgttaagataatttgatacctcttagGGTTTTTCAAGGGCTGATTTCATCGAAGCCCTTTTGATTActtgtcgagggtagccttttttaaccgaTTTTCAAAAGatttgaaggcctatttttattacgggattcggacgtctccgagctgccttaatttggccgtagcttttgggtatgcctcttgggcttatttcccaataacacttcgaacttgttcgaagtgttagtcccTGAGAGTGATGTCCTTGGCCTACagatcgaggggtgcctctttgaggtcttatgaatttgagtttagattactcgaatatgtcgatcgtcgacggcagtccccgagtgtacgaggtatatttgcacttggtccttgagccatttctcacagtatggagcttgtatagtagaaaattttctttgagacacaagatgtttgatatagaaagaatgctcctttgtataatttatacatgcgtgcatgttttgccatcggggctcgactgatctatacggacacggttcattcgaccaattggcccattacaaagtttctctatcgagaccctttaacacgaagtattttcctcgaaagtgtaacatccgagggtgatgccccccagtattcgaggttgattgtaaagaatccttggatactgttgaattgtcctcaggtagcacataattattgcctcgttaaaaacctcgccgaaaaaaccgacttgggacaaaaactgatctaagggaaaaaagtgcaatgcgtgctttaaaACATAAGGTCTCGATGTCTTTGATCGAACACCTACAGTGAGTTAGTGTcgaatatataaatgaaaaaagggaataaagtcataccttagcaataatatcatttgagaagcgatatgttccaattatttgacAGTTGTTCGCCGTCCTTCGGCCGAGCTTGTAAGATCCCTTTTCGACGATGTCGAGGACTTGGTAGGGTCCCTCCCAATTTGGgtcgagcttcccttcattaggatctcgagtgttgatggtgactttcctcaggactaagtccccgactctgaagtggcgaaggttggttctcctattgtagtatctttcgattcgttgcttttgtgcagccattcgaacgagtacggcttctcatttttcatccaataatttgaggctagtattcataccctcgtgatttgattcttctGATGTATGTcaaaacctggcactgggttccccgacttcgactggaatcaaggcttcagagccatatactaaggagaacggggtagaatttctctccatttccccttagcgtcTTTCAAcattttctttaggttttgaatgatagtcttgttcgttgattcggcctgtacGTTCCCACTATGGTGATacagtgttgataatatcctttttattttgtgatctttgaggaatttcatcactttgctgccgataaattattttccattgtcacacactattttgatgggtatcccaaattgacatacgatgtgatcccagataaagtctataacctctttctctctcactttctcgaatgcctgtgcttcaacccatttagataaatagtcagtcataaagaaaataaacttagctttacctggggccaatGGCAGAGGGctgacgatatccatcccccatttcatgaatgaccatggggataggactgaatgaagttattctccgggctgatggatcatcggtgcaaacctttgacatttatcacattttcgaacaaactccttagtgtctttttccatgctatacCAGTAGTATCCTACTcttatgattttgtgaatcagtgattagGCGCTGGAGTGGTtgccacaagtgccttcatggacctctcatAAAACATAATCAGTATCTTCTGGTCCTAAGCATATTGCCATATGAATCGagtagctttggttcgtagggccctcgactctttaggatccgatgggagctttccgttcttcaagtattcaatatatttattcctccaatcccaggttaagcttgtagagtttatctcggcatgacctttctcgatcatggatctcgagagttgaacgatagttcccgagctgatctcatcttcctcgaccgacgaccccaaatttgcaagtgcatcggcctcactgttttgttctcgaggtacatgttgtaaagtccattccttgaaacggtgcaaagttacatgcagtttgtccaaatacctttgcattctatcctctcgaacttcgaaggttatgtttacttggttcaccaccagtaaagagtcacacttggcttcaatgacttctgttcccaagcttttagctagctcgagacctgcaatcatggcctcgtacttggcctcattgttagtcaacctagaagttttgatagatttcctaatagtgctacccgtgggaggcttcaaaacgatgcctagcccggaccccttcacattcgaagcaccgtctatgaagagggtccatacccccgatgatatacccaattttaacaagagttcctgttcaacttcgggtacgagggttggcgtgaaatcggccatgaagtccgctaaaatttgggacttgatggctgtctggggttgatatttgatatcgtacccactgagttcgacggcccatttggccaatcggcccgatagtttaggcttgtgcaaaatattacaaaGTGGTTAATACgtatatggggtgacattggaagtatggtcttaactttgtAGAGgcacttatcagtgcaagtgccaatttctcaaagtgtggatatctagtttctgcttctcctaaggttcgacttacataataaatggaaaattgcgtaccttgctcttctcgaactaggacaccacttaccacgATTTCCGATACttccaagtacaagtaaagtttctcatctgcctttggagtgtgaagtagtggtgggctcaataggtatcgcttcaattcctctaatcCGGGGTCCAGGAAAAatcgtttttctttttgagtagagaaacaatctgtggcttcgatccgacAACCTCGAAATGAATCAGCCTAAGGTAGTTATCCATCCAGTTAGCCTCTACACGGCTTTTACGCTGTacacgacggtgatgtcttcgatggccttgattttatcggggttgatctcgatctcccattcgataccatgaagccaaggaacttgcccgacccgaccccgaaagcacatttctcgaggTTGAGTtttatgttgtatttccttaaaatctcgaacgtttcctgcaaatgagccaaatggtcctctgcacccagggacttaactagcatgtcatcaatataaactttcattgatttacctatttgttcttcaaacattttatttactaggcgttggtaagtagctcctgcaggtttttagcccgaagggcattacattataacaatatgttccatacttggtgataaatgaagtcttttctcggtcctccgagttcatttggatttgattgtacccggaataggcatcgagaaaagtaaggatcttgtgcctggccgtggcatcgataatgcgatcgatgttaggcagtggaaaagaatctttggggcacaccttgtttaaatccttataatctacacacattctatgtttttcccttttttagggactacaactatattggctaatcattcgggatatttcacctcccgaatggaccctattttgagaagtttaattacctcatcttttatgaatgcgtgctttacctcggattggggtcttctcttttgcttcaccggtttgaacctagagTCCAGGCTTACCCGATGCgtcgttatctccggtgggatccctgtcatgtctaaatgggaccaagcaaaacaatctatgttatcaataagaaatttaataagctttttcctgagttcgggggttaatcctgttcccaggtataccttttgctcaggcaggtactcgatcaatataacctgttccagctcttcgaccattgatttggtggcaacagaatcttcgggaacaataaaagtTCAAGGGGTCAGAAAGTgctcctcctcttcttctatctcctgctTCCCCGATTCTgt is drawn from Nicotiana tabacum cultivar K326 chromosome 9, ASM71507v2, whole genome shotgun sequence and contains these coding sequences:
- the LOC107768249 gene encoding putative 1-acyl-sn-glycerol-3-phosphate acyltransferase 4 → MELSQALASDEKAKHFPLTPFRILRGVICLAILLSTAFICLIYFSPVAAVLLRFFSTHYSRKVVSFLFGLWLGLWPFLFEKINETRVVFSGEHVPPQERVLLMANHRTEVDWMYLWDLALRKGCLGHIKYLLKKSLMRLPVFGWGFHVLEFIPLERKLEVDEPVIRQMVSTFTNPQDPLWLTLFPEGTDFTEHKCKSSQEFATKNGLPVLMNVLLPKTKGFYACLEILRSSLDAVYDVTIAYKNQCPTLLDNVFGVDPSQVHIHIRRIPIEEIPASEKEAFAWLMETFQLKDHLLSNFIANGHFPNEGTEEELSTAKCLVNFTLVIAVTGMLAFFTFYSFIWFKIYVGLSCLYLASAAYFNFRPQPLLGCTNKKPWCRKSS